The Pedobacter mucosus genome window below encodes:
- a CDS encoding exo-beta-N-acetylmuramidase NamZ family protein: MKTYISLCLVSFIAFSACGQSKSPEKEVENEILSTANLPIQQTNVVKGMLQTGAEQTDKYLPLLKGKRIGMVVNPTSIIGSITSVDSLLKLGVNIQKIFGPEHGFRGDASAGVVVNDAIDVKTGIKAVSLYGKHSTPTTEDLADIDIMIFDIQDVGVRFYTYINTLQHVMEACATNNKELLILDRPNPNGYLIDGPILDLKYKSGIGVQPIPIAHGLTVGEYAQMLNGEGWLKDGVKCKITVIKNASYTHDMEYTLPVKPSPNLNTQQSILLYPTTCLFEGTYFNHGRGTLFPFTIVGAPYLKGKFNFSFTPKSIKGMSETPLFQDQICYGLDLRNYDTSILRKTKAINLAWILELYQASPKKEDFFNTKLSKEMGTIERLVGVADFRQQIIDGKSEKEIRASWQPGLSAYKTMRKKYLLYK; the protein is encoded by the coding sequence ATGAAAACATACATCAGCCTTTGCTTAGTTAGTTTTATCGCTTTTTCTGCCTGTGGGCAATCAAAATCACCTGAAAAAGAAGTTGAAAATGAGATTTTATCAACAGCTAATCTTCCTATTCAACAAACAAATGTTGTGAAGGGCATGCTCCAAACCGGTGCGGAACAAACTGACAAGTATCTTCCATTATTAAAAGGGAAACGAATTGGAATGGTGGTAAACCCAACTTCTATAATTGGCTCCATAACTTCTGTTGATAGCTTATTAAAACTTGGTGTAAATATTCAAAAAATCTTTGGCCCTGAGCATGGTTTTAGAGGTGATGCCAGCGCCGGTGTAGTTGTTAATGATGCAATAGACGTAAAAACTGGCATTAAAGCAGTATCACTATATGGAAAGCACAGTACGCCAACCACCGAAGATTTAGCAGATATAGACATAATGATTTTTGATATTCAGGATGTTGGTGTTCGGTTTTACACTTATATAAATACGCTGCAACATGTTATGGAAGCTTGCGCTACTAATAATAAAGAACTCTTGATTTTGGATAGACCTAACCCAAATGGTTATTTAATTGATGGGCCTATTCTAGATTTAAAGTATAAATCGGGAATTGGTGTGCAGCCTATTCCGATTGCGCATGGTTTAACTGTGGGAGAATATGCACAAATGCTTAACGGCGAAGGCTGGCTAAAAGATGGCGTAAAATGTAAAATAACGGTGATAAAAAACGCCAGTTATACGCATGATATGGAATATACGCTACCTGTAAAACCTTCGCCGAATTTGAATACGCAGCAATCAATTTTACTTTACCCAACTACTTGCTTGTTTGAAGGAACGTATTTTAATCATGGAAGAGGTACATTATTTCCGTTTACAATTGTTGGCGCACCTTACCTAAAAGGGAAATTTAATTTCAGTTTTACACCTAAAAGCATAAAGGGAATGTCTGAAACACCTTTGTTTCAAGATCAAATTTGCTACGGTTTGGATTTACGAAATTATGATACCTCAATCTTAAGAAAAACAAAAGCCATTAACCTTGCCTGGATTCTAGAACTATACCAAGCTTCACCAAAAAAAGAAGACTTTTTTAATACAAAATTAAGCAAGGAAATGGGAACCATTGAACGATTGGTTGGAGTTGCTGATTTTAGACAGCAGATTATTGACGGAAAAAGTGAAAAAGAAATCAGGGCTTCTTGGCAACCTGGC